In one Winogradskyella sp. MH6 genomic region, the following are encoded:
- a CDS encoding Na(+)-translocating NADH-quinone reductase subunit A, whose product MSKDIRIKKGLDIKLVGEAEKTTENAIVSNFYYIRPEDFHSIIPKLVAKEGTRVKAGETLFYNKDIEAMKFVSPVSGEVTEVQRGPRRRIDAIKITADKEQTYLDHGKLYASADADKIKARLLESGCWAFIKQRPYDVVANPEHSPKAIFISGYASAPLAADLDYTLAGKEAELQAAVTALSKLTDGQVHVSVGNNNSPLAGLNDVTVHKVSGPHPSGNVGTLINKVDPVNKGEVVWTVNAQDLVIIGELLLTGKFNAERIVALAGSSVKKPRYFRTKIGSEVATMVYDNGVDKDGNDRIISGNVLTGKKVAPDGALDYYSNVITVIPEGDDYEFFGWNKPVFNKISTSRALTFSWLNPKKKYDLNTNTNGEHRAFVVTGSYEEVFPLDIYPMQILKACMYSDLDEMEALGMYEVAPEDFALTEFICVSKQPHQKIIREGLDLMLKEIG is encoded by the coding sequence ATGTCAAAAGACATCAGAATAAAAAAAGGTTTAGATATAAAATTAGTTGGCGAAGCCGAGAAAACTACCGAAAATGCTATTGTTAGCAATTTTTATTATATCAGGCCAGAAGATTTCCACAGTATTATCCCAAAACTTGTTGCAAAAGAAGGTACACGTGTAAAAGCAGGTGAAACTTTGTTTTACAATAAAGATATTGAGGCTATGAAATTTGTTTCGCCAGTATCTGGTGAAGTTACAGAAGTACAACGTGGACCAAGACGTCGTATCGACGCTATAAAAATTACTGCAGACAAGGAGCAAACTTACCTAGACCACGGCAAGCTTTATGCATCAGCTGATGCTGATAAAATTAAAGCACGTTTATTAGAGTCTGGTTGTTGGGCTTTTATTAAGCAACGTCCTTATGATGTTGTTGCAAACCCAGAGCATTCGCCAAAGGCAATTTTTATATCAGGATATGCAAGTGCGCCTTTAGCAGCAGATTTAGACTATACTTTGGCAGGAAAAGAAGCAGAGCTTCAAGCTGCAGTAACAGCTTTATCAAAACTTACTGATGGGCAAGTTCATGTTTCTGTAGGAAACAACAACTCTCCTCTTGCAGGTTTAAATGATGTTACAGTTCATAAAGTTTCTGGGCCACATCCATCAGGTAATGTAGGTACTTTGATTAACAAGGTAGATCCTGTTAATAAAGGAGAAGTAGTTTGGACCGTAAACGCACAAGATTTAGTAATCATAGGTGAGTTATTATTAACAGGTAAGTTTAATGCTGAGCGTATAGTAGCTCTAGCAGGATCATCTGTTAAGAAGCCTAGGTATTTTAGAACAAAAATTGGTTCTGAAGTTGCAACTATGGTGTATGACAATGGTGTAGACAAAGATGGTAATGACAGAATTATCTCTGGTAATGTGTTGACAGGAAAAAAAGTAGCACCAGATGGAGCTTTAGATTACTATAGTAATGTAATCACAGTAATTCCTGAAGGTGATGATTATGAATTCTTCGGTTGGAATAAACCTGTATTTAACAAAATCTCTACGTCTAGAGCTTTAACCTTTTCTTGGTTAAACCCTAAGAAAAAGTACGACCTAAACACTAATACAAACGGGGAGCATCGTGCATTTGTAGTAACAGGTAGTTACGAAGAAGTTTTTCCTTTAGATATCTACCCAATGCAGATATTAAAAGCTTGTATGTACAGTGATTTAGATGAAATGGAAGCTTTAGGAATGTACGAGGTTGCACCAGAAGATTTTGCTTTAACAGAATTTATTTGTGTGTCTAAACAACCACACCAAAAGATAATAAGAGAAGGATTAGACTTAATGCTTAAAGAGATAGGATAA
- a CDS encoding DUF5103 domain-containing protein — translation MITKNIYHFLYFLLIPVALFAQAEEVSPPDFIKTITFKSNTTQGQLPVLKLGEPLVLEFDALNANEEDFYYVIEHFNFDWTPSVLAKAEYLRGLDNQRIMSYKNSFNTYQVYSHYTLQVPNIQTRGLLKSGNYMISIYDEYDELMFSRKFMIYEDMISVGVSVKRSRDVRVIEEKQSVDIAISTNSINFNNPLETIKTVIIQNNNLNTSISDLKPQYTLGNELIYRYDTESAFWGGNEYLWFETKDVRTSNVGVQFIDLEDIYQSYLYTNVVRSGKPYTYNPDLNGNFQVTALDRSDIDIEADYTMVHFSLAQEELTGKDIHVYGNFNAFAIEPLTRMEYNSEKGVYETRFRLKQGFYNYKYVVVDSKTGELDEGAISGDYWQTENNYKVLVYYRDLGARYDKLIGYGEATSVNISN, via the coding sequence ATGATAACAAAGAATATTTACCACTTTCTATATTTCTTATTAATACCAGTAGCTTTATTTGCTCAAGCAGAAGAGGTAAGCCCACCAGACTTTATAAAAACCATAACCTTTAAAAGTAACACCACACAAGGCCAATTGCCAGTTTTAAAATTAGGTGAACCTTTAGTATTAGAATTTGATGCACTTAATGCCAACGAAGAAGATTTTTATTATGTCATAGAGCATTTTAATTTTGACTGGACACCTTCCGTTCTTGCAAAAGCTGAATACCTAAGAGGCTTAGACAATCAACGCATAATGTCTTACAAAAACTCTTTTAACACGTATCAAGTGTATTCGCATTACACATTGCAAGTTCCAAATATTCAGACCAGAGGTCTTTTAAAAAGTGGCAATTATATGATCTCTATCTATGATGAATATGATGAGCTTATGTTCAGCAGAAAATTTATGATTTATGAAGACATGATAAGTGTTGGTGTTAGCGTTAAACGCTCCAGAGATGTTAGAGTTATCGAAGAAAAACAATCTGTAGACATAGCCATATCAACTAACAGCATCAATTTTAATAATCCACTTGAAACTATTAAAACCGTTATCATTCAAAATAACAATCTTAATACTTCAATATCAGACTTAAAACCACAATACACATTGGGCAACGAACTTATTTATCGTTACGATACTGAGTCTGCTTTTTGGGGAGGTAATGAATATTTATGGTTTGAAACCAAGGATGTAAGAACCTCTAATGTTGGTGTTCAGTTTATTGACTTAGAAGACATTTACCAAAGTTATTTATACACTAATGTTGTAAGGTCTGGCAAGCCCTATACTTATAATCCAGATTTAAATGGCAACTTTCAGGTCACAGCTTTAGACCGTTCAGATATTGATATTGAAGCAGACTATACAATGGTACATTTTTCTTTAGCTCAAGAGGAATTAACAGGAAAAGATATTCATGTTTACGGTAACTTTAATGCTTTTGCTATTGAACCGCTAACTAGAATGGAATACAATTCTGAAAAAGGAGTATACGAAACAAGATTTAGACTAAAACAAGGCTTTTATAACTACAAATATGTTGTTGTAGATAGTAAAACCGGTGAACTTGATGAAGGAGCCATAAGTGGAGATTATTGGCAAACCGAAAACAACTACAAAGTACTGGTATACTACAGAGATCTTGGCGCAAGATACGATAAGCTTATAGGTTATGGAGAAGCAACCTCTGTAAATATCTCCAATTAA
- a CDS encoding cysteine dioxygenase, which produces MSKSSKEDYTEILLNFNFDAIDFPEIEFWEPQCYTRNCFYKDENFELILICWDKGLQTAIHNHDGEDCWVYLLEGELEEDFYQLDENEQLKYCSTNNLKPKQVTKSEELKDFHRLRNGEKARAMSIHVYAKPINQSLTYDERLGKLVDKKLKYDTFKSVVSTQVL; this is translated from the coding sequence TTGTCGAAATCATCTAAAGAAGATTACACAGAAATTTTACTAAATTTTAATTTTGATGCTATCGACTTTCCTGAAATTGAATTTTGGGAACCTCAATGCTATACGAGAAATTGTTTTTATAAGGATGAAAATTTTGAACTTATTTTAATTTGTTGGGATAAGGGACTGCAAACAGCGATACATAATCATGATGGTGAAGATTGTTGGGTCTATTTACTAGAAGGGGAACTTGAGGAAGATTTTTATCAACTTGATGAAAATGAGCAATTAAAATATTGTTCTACCAATAATCTAAAGCCAAAGCAAGTAACAAAATCTGAGGAGTTAAAAGATTTTCATAGATTAAGAAATGGCGAAAAGGCTAGGGCAATGAGTATTCATGTGTATGCCAAGCCAATAAATCAGAGCCTCACTTATGATGAGCGTTTAGGAAAGCTAGTTGATAAAAAATTAAAATACGATACGTTTAAAAGTGTTGTTTCTACTCAGGTGCTTTAA
- a CDS encoding pyridoxal phosphate-dependent decarboxylase family protein, which yields MQKDLNIFTELVEQLLSEETKHPVAEHIPTSKLYNKLDLSLDDEGMTDEAFIKNLKGIIKSTPKTASKSFFNQLFGGRIGKATLGDLLAVMLNNSMYTYKVAGPQVGIEKQVLKNISKLAGYPENSDGTFAPGGSMSNMMALIMARDAKNESIRAKGLTSKMIVYTSAESHYSIAKNAALTGIGREQVRLVDTNEKGEMLASHLETLIKEDLKNSHIPFFVNATAGTTVLGAFDDITILSPICKTYNLWLHVDGAYCGSVIFSQKYKHLVKGLEHSDSFSVNAHKMLGTPLSCSIIVTKHPEQMHHSFSNEADYLYQTDGDDFNLGKTSMQCGRRNDALKIWTLWKSVGTKGLEKIVDKQFEMAQVARNYIKDNKNYELYSFDDSISVCFNYKDIDPKKLCTALYEDAKLMVGFGFYKNEQFVRMVTINSVLEKTDIIAFFETLETYVDEKMLKIPTT from the coding sequence ATGCAAAAAGATCTAAATATATTTACTGAACTAGTTGAACAGCTACTATCTGAAGAAACAAAACATCCTGTGGCAGAGCACATACCTACCTCTAAACTATACAATAAATTAGACTTATCATTAGATGATGAAGGTATGACTGATGAGGCTTTTATTAAAAACCTAAAAGGCATCATAAAAAGCACACCAAAAACAGCTTCAAAATCGTTTTTTAATCAACTATTTGGAGGAAGAATAGGAAAAGCAACACTTGGAGATTTGCTTGCTGTAATGCTCAACAACAGCATGTACACTTACAAGGTAGCAGGACCCCAAGTTGGCATAGAAAAACAAGTTCTAAAAAACATCTCTAAACTAGCAGGATATCCAGAAAACAGCGACGGAACTTTTGCACCAGGTGGCTCTATGAGTAATATGATGGCACTTATTATGGCTAGAGATGCCAAAAATGAATCCATAAGAGCTAAAGGTCTTACTTCTAAAATGATTGTTTACACATCTGCTGAATCGCATTATTCCATAGCAAAGAATGCAGCCTTAACTGGCATTGGAAGAGAGCAGGTAAGATTGGTTGACACTAATGAAAAAGGAGAAATGCTTGCCAGTCATTTAGAAACATTGATTAAAGAAGATCTTAAAAACAGCCACATACCATTCTTTGTAAATGCCACTGCAGGCACAACGGTGTTGGGCGCTTTTGATGACATAACAATACTAAGTCCTATATGCAAAACCTATAATCTTTGGCTTCATGTTGATGGCGCATATTGCGGCAGTGTTATTTTTAGCCAGAAATACAAGCATTTAGTAAAGGGGCTTGAACATTCCGATTCGTTTAGTGTAAATGCACATAAAATGCTTGGCACACCTTTAAGTTGCTCTATTATCGTCACAAAACATCCTGAACAAATGCATCATTCGTTTTCAAATGAGGCAGACTACCTCTACCAAACCGATGGAGATGACTTTAACTTAGGCAAAACCTCCATGCAATGTGGTCGACGGAATGATGCTCTTAAAATTTGGACACTTTGGAAATCTGTTGGTACCAAAGGACTAGAAAAAATTGTTGACAAGCAGTTTGAAATGGCTCAAGTCGCCAGAAATTATATCAAAGACAACAAAAATTACGAGCTGTACAGTTTTGATGATTCTATTTCAGTTTGCTTTAACTATAAAGACATAGACCCTAAAAAATTGTGTACTGCACTATACGAAGATGCTAAACTCATGGTAGGTTTTGGTTTTTATAAAAACGAACAATTTGTGCGCATGGTGACTATAAATAGTGTTTTGGAAAAAACTGATATCATAGCATTTTTTGAAACATTAGAAACCTACGTTGATGAAAAAATGTTAAAAATACCTACGACTTAA
- the apaG gene encoding Co2+/Mg2+ efflux protein ApaG, giving the protein MVQQVTSGIKISVETNFEGTFYKNYKVHFAFGYKVTIENQSKDSVQLHSRHWKVLDALNNEEIIEGEGVIGKKPVLKPGEKHTYNSGCLLTSPFGAMQGHYNMVNFTKANKFKVYIPSFKLSAPFALN; this is encoded by the coding sequence ATGGTACAACAAGTTACAAGCGGCATTAAAATTTCTGTCGAAACCAATTTTGAAGGCACTTTTTATAAGAACTATAAAGTGCATTTTGCTTTTGGTTATAAGGTAACTATTGAAAACCAAAGTAAAGACTCTGTTCAGTTGCATTCTCGCCATTGGAAAGTACTAGATGCTCTTAATAACGAAGAGATTATAGAAGGCGAAGGTGTTATTGGAAAAAAACCTGTACTTAAACCAGGCGAAAAACACACTTACAATTCTGGCTGCTTGCTAACCTCTCCTTTTGGTGCAATGCAAGGTCATTATAATATGGTAAACTTTACTAAAGCCAATAAGTTTAAAGTCTATATCCCTTCTTTTAAATTGAGTGCTCCTTTTGCGCTTAATTAG
- a CDS encoding DUF6695 family protein, with amino-acid sequence MLKNDAFILTLAYPETIVSHADEWYSKYLKYLSIGNKNHVRAGHAAMVLIHKETGVLEYHDFGRYITSEPNGRVRGRETDFELHFPVKAKIEGNVIKNLEEILEFLAVNPKLTHGDGHLYASVCSAVNYESARNHIDAMQTKGFIRYAAFIKDACNCARFVTDALIAGVLDPKVRKELIRSKWFTPSTIGNVVIADTEDLVYLVNEKGHIGEFKSTVSRENRRLFLDRLKGYNPSLVGTLKPKHNEVKEEHAQWLPGIAAGAWFELHDLGHDSEFRFRRISPYGNMDCDGIYKVNDESFDISKGYQFVHYSNCLFFNIKQEGREYKFELLKK; translated from the coding sequence ATGTTGAAAAATGATGCCTTTATTTTAACGCTCGCTTATCCTGAAACTATTGTATCTCATGCAGACGAATGGTATTCTAAGTATTTGAAATATCTTTCAATCGGAAATAAAAATCATGTGAGGGCTGGTCATGCAGCTATGGTTTTAATTCATAAAGAAACAGGTGTTTTAGAGTATCATGATTTTGGACGCTACATCACCTCAGAACCTAATGGGCGGGTAAGAGGACGAGAGACTGACTTTGAATTGCATTTTCCTGTAAAAGCAAAAATTGAAGGGAATGTGATAAAAAACTTAGAGGAAATTCTTGAATTTTTAGCTGTGAATCCAAAATTGACGCATGGTGATGGTCATTTGTATGCGTCGGTTTGTAGTGCTGTGAATTATGAGTCAGCCCGAAACCATATTGATGCCATGCAGACTAAAGGCTTTATTAGGTATGCTGCTTTTATAAAGGACGCTTGTAATTGTGCTAGGTTTGTGACCGACGCTTTAATTGCAGGTGTTTTGGATCCTAAGGTTAGGAAAGAACTTATCAGATCTAAGTGGTTCACGCCAAGTACTATTGGCAACGTTGTTATTGCAGATACAGAAGATTTGGTCTATCTAGTAAATGAAAAAGGTCATATAGGTGAATTTAAATCCACTGTTAGCAGAGAAAATAGAAGATTGTTTTTAGATAGGCTTAAAGGCTATAATCCAAGTTTGGTTGGAACGCTAAAACCCAAACACAATGAAGTTAAAGAAGAACATGCACAATGGTTACCTGGTATTGCTGCTGGAGCTTGGTTTGAATTACATGATTTAGGACACGATTCTGAATTTCGTTTTAGAAGAATCTCACCTTATGGAAATATGGATTGTGATGGTATTTACAAAGTGAATGATGAAAGTTTCGATATTTCAAAAGGCTATCAGTTTGTGCATTACTCCAATTGTTTGTTTTTTAATATAAAACAAGAGGGTAGGGAATATAAATTCGAACTATTAAAAAAGTAG
- the pruA gene encoding L-glutamate gamma-semialdehyde dehydrogenase produces MSKGFFNVPVAVNEPVKSYAPGSPERKAVAETYKAMFNSKVEVPLYINGKDVKTGNTRTMSPPHDHQHIVGEYHLAEQTHVEEAIATALEARKTWSQLPWEQRAGIFLKAAELIAGPYRAKINAATMIAQSKTIHQAEIDAACELIDFLRFNVQFMTDIYMEQPESTSDAWNRVEYRPLEGFTYAVTPFNFTAIAGNLPACMALMGNVVVWKPSDSQVYSAKVIMDVFKEAGVPDGVINVVFGDPVMITNTVLASPDFSGLHFTGSTFIFKELWKQIGENIHNYKTYPRIVGETGGKDFIVAHKSANAKQVATAISRGAFELQGQKCSAASRAYIPKGIWADVKNYVLEDLASFKMGSPEDMSNFITAVIHEGSFDKLAKYIDQAKADSDAEIIAGGNYDKSKGYFIEPTVILTTNPKYTTMCTELFGPVITIYVYEDDAYSETLKLVDETSEYALTGAILATERYAIDEATKALQNSAGNFYINDKPTGAVVGQQPFGGARASGTNDKAGSAQNLLRWVSPRLIKETFVTPTDYRYPFLG; encoded by the coding sequence ATGTCAAAAGGATTCTTTAATGTACCTGTAGCAGTTAACGAGCCTGTAAAGTCTTACGCACCAGGTTCACCAGAACGCAAAGCTGTGGCCGAAACTTACAAAGCTATGTTTAACAGCAAAGTAGAAGTCCCTTTATATATCAACGGAAAAGATGTAAAAACTGGAAACACCAGAACTATGTCTCCTCCACACGACCATCAACATATCGTTGGCGAATATCACTTAGCTGAACAAACTCACGTTGAAGAAGCCATTGCAACAGCTTTAGAAGCTCGCAAGACGTGGTCTCAATTACCTTGGGAACAACGCGCTGGTATTTTTCTTAAAGCTGCAGAATTAATTGCTGGCCCTTACAGAGCAAAGATTAATGCTGCAACTATGATTGCACAGTCTAAAACAATCCACCAAGCAGAGATTGATGCTGCATGTGAGCTGATAGACTTTTTACGTTTTAATGTTCAGTTTATGACTGACATTTATATGGAGCAACCAGAAAGTACAAGCGATGCTTGGAACCGTGTTGAGTATCGTCCACTTGAAGGTTTCACTTATGCTGTAACACCATTTAACTTTACTGCTATTGCTGGTAACTTACCTGCTTGTATGGCATTAATGGGTAATGTGGTCGTTTGGAAACCAAGTGATAGCCAAGTATATTCTGCTAAAGTTATTATGGACGTCTTTAAAGAAGCTGGAGTACCAGATGGCGTAATTAACGTTGTATTTGGAGATCCTGTAATGATTACCAATACTGTTTTAGCTAGTCCAGATTTTTCTGGTTTACACTTCACAGGTTCTACATTTATTTTTAAAGAATTGTGGAAACAAATCGGCGAAAATATTCACAATTACAAAACCTACCCAAGAATTGTTGGTGAAACAGGCGGAAAAGATTTTATCGTAGCACATAAGTCTGCAAATGCGAAACAAGTAGCAACAGCTATTTCTCGTGGTGCTTTTGAATTGCAAGGTCAAAAATGTAGTGCAGCATCGAGAGCATACATACCAAAAGGGATTTGGGCAGATGTTAAAAACTATGTTTTAGAAGATCTTGCTTCATTCAAAATGGGCTCTCCTGAAGATATGAGTAACTTTATCACTGCAGTAATCCACGAAGGTTCATTTGATAAATTAGCTAAATATATTGACCAAGCTAAAGCTGATAGTGATGCTGAAATTATTGCTGGTGGTAATTACGATAAATCTAAAGGGTATTTTATAGAACCAACAGTTATTTTAACTACAAACCCTAAATACACAACGATGTGTACAGAGTTATTTGGTCCAGTGATTACGATTTATGTTTACGAAGATGATGCGTATTCAGAAACTTTAAAACTTGTAGATGAAACAAGTGAGTACGCTTTAACTGGTGCAATTTTAGCAACTGAGCGTTATGCCATTGACGAAGCTACTAAAGCATTACAAAATTCGGCTGGTAACTTCTACATCAACGATAAGCCAACTGGTGCTGTTGTTGGTCAACAACCATTTGGTGGTGCCAGAGCTTCTGGAACAAATGATAAAGCTGGTAGTGCTCAAAACCTATTACGTTGGGTATCTCCACGATTAATTAAAGAAACATTTGTAACTCCGACAGATTACAGATACCCTTTCTTAGGATAA
- a CDS encoding T9SS type A sorting domain-containing protein, translated as MKKLYIFIFLIVPSLFLAQTSFSSSITPDLSAYGETANYPGEGEYQMFLSSDNVLDKPIIVVDGFDPGDSRDIAGLYSLLDFTGSSGSQNLADLVRAEGFDVIILNFPVYVRAADGATVDGGTDFIERNAMLLVELLDIINTAKAGNNPEQNVIIGPSMGGLISRYALNYMEANMLDADTRLYMSFDSPHHGANVPIGLQHQLNFLAYNGTQPIAEVQPLIDSFLKSPAARQLLVDHFEAHLQSGSPVNFDPTLTLPQAHPFRTQFENNINSFNVSGFPENTRNVAIINGSGIGNSYFAMASSGPTVTNGYTVINDSFSVPAGSFTATVDVEINFTPAANLTSIVSDIGISIFGFEVEGSEASSQSFSYSDGVDSAPGGLFDLAALTGDIASGGGTAADFVNALQIDKFSFIPSVSALALEITDDEIDWHHDINLAGRGTTNMTPFDNTFLPDDNEPHVQLTEANVNFALIEILTPPLGISDNEAIAFQLESNPVKNELVLLTDTESNASIQIVDVSGKMVFKTQTVLSNRTAIPVNLASGFYILNVTSENNANFTTKFIAN; from the coding sequence ATGAAGAAACTTTACATTTTCATCTTTTTGATTGTTCCCTCTTTATTTTTAGCCCAAACGTCTTTCTCCTCGAGTATTACTCCCGATTTATCAGCTTATGGTGAAACGGCCAATTATCCTGGCGAAGGAGAGTACCAGATGTTTTTAAGTTCTGACAATGTGTTGGACAAACCGATCATTGTGGTTGATGGCTTTGACCCTGGAGATTCCAGAGATATCGCTGGACTATACAGTTTATTAGATTTTACTGGCAGCTCTGGCTCACAAAACTTAGCAGATTTAGTAAGAGCAGAAGGTTTTGATGTTATTATTTTAAACTTCCCTGTTTATGTAAGAGCAGCTGATGGTGCAACAGTGGATGGCGGCACCGATTTTATAGAGCGCAATGCCATGTTACTTGTAGAGCTATTAGACATTATTAATACTGCAAAAGCTGGTAACAATCCAGAACAAAATGTCATTATTGGCCCAAGCATGGGAGGATTAATTTCTCGCTATGCATTAAACTACATGGAAGCTAACATGTTGGATGCCGACACCAGATTATATATGTCGTTTGATTCACCGCATCATGGTGCAAATGTCCCTATTGGCTTGCAACACCAATTGAATTTCCTTGCTTATAATGGCACACAACCCATTGCTGAAGTACAACCGCTTATCGATTCCTTTTTAAAATCTCCTGCTGCAAGACAATTACTGGTTGATCATTTTGAAGCGCATCTTCAATCTGGAAGTCCTGTGAATTTTGATCCAACCTTAACACTACCTCAAGCTCATCCTTTTAGAACTCAATTTGAAAATAATATCAATAGTTTTAATGTTTCTGGTTTCCCTGAAAACACTAGAAATGTGGCTATAATTAACGGAAGTGGTATTGGCAATTCATATTTTGCAATGGCTAGCAGTGGTCCTACAGTTACAAATGGTTATACCGTAATTAATGACAGTTTTAGCGTTCCTGCAGGTAGCTTTACAGCAACTGTTGATGTAGAAATAAACTTTACACCAGCTGCAAACCTAACATCTATAGTAAGTGATATTGGCATTTCTATTTTTGGTTTTGAAGTAGAAGGCTCTGAAGCAAGCAGTCAATCATTTTCATATTCCGATGGTGTAGACTCAGCACCTGGCGGACTTTTTGATTTAGCGGCTTTAACTGGCGATATCGCTTCAGGAGGCGGTACAGCTGCCGATTTTGTAAACGCCTTACAAATAGATAAGTTTAGTTTTATTCCTTCTGTTAGTGCTTTAGCATTAGAAATTACCGATGATGAGATCGATTGGCATCACGACATCAACTTAGCGGGTCGTGGCACAACAAACATGACACCTTTTGACAATACTTTTTTACCAGATGATAATGAGCCACATGTACAATTGACTGAGGCTAATGTTAATTTTGCATTGATAGAAATCTTAACTCCTCCATTAGGAATTTCAGATAATGAGGCCATTGCATTTCAACTGGAAAGCAATCCGGTAAAAAATGAATTAGTACTTCTTACAGATACAGAATCAAATGCCTCAATACAAATTGTGGATGTTTCTGGGAAAATGGTTTTCAAAACTCAAACAGTATTAAGCAATAGAACTGCAATTCCTGTAAATCTAGCTTCAGGGTTTTACATTTTGAATGTAACTTCTGAAAACAACGCAAATTTTACAACCAAGTTTATCGCCAATTAA
- the rsmG gene encoding 16S rRNA (guanine(527)-N(7))-methyltransferase RsmG, whose protein sequence is MDLILKYFPDLTARQIEQFAALEALYKDWNSKINVVSRKDIDELYLRHVLHSLGIAKVIQFSDNSSILDVGTGGGFPGVPLAIMFPNCQFHLVDSINKKLKVINAVSEAIGLTNIRTTHSRVEVINETYDFIVSRAVTAMPEFTKWVKGKTAKKQRNELKNGILYLKGGDLTEELKQYTTVKAYLLSDYFEEEFFDTKKVIHLPLKHN, encoded by the coding sequence ATGGATTTAATTCTAAAATACTTTCCGGATTTAACAGCGCGTCAAATTGAACAATTTGCAGCACTAGAAGCATTGTATAAAGACTGGAATTCTAAGATTAACGTTGTGTCTCGTAAGGATATTGATGAATTGTACTTAAGACATGTTTTGCATTCGTTAGGTATAGCTAAAGTAATTCAGTTTTCTGATAACTCTTCAATCTTAGATGTTGGAACAGGTGGCGGATTTCCTGGAGTACCCTTAGCTATTATGTTTCCTAATTGTCAGTTTCATTTGGTGGATAGTATTAATAAAAAATTAAAAGTTATCAATGCAGTTAGCGAAGCTATTGGTTTAACTAATATAAGAACAACTCATAGCAGAGTAGAGGTAATTAACGAAACCTACGATTTTATTGTTAGTAGAGCTGTAACGGCAATGCCAGAATTTACAAAATGGGTGAAGGGTAAAACTGCTAAAAAGCAACGAAATGAATTAAAAAACGGTATTCTATACTTAAAAGGAGGAGATTTAACAGAAGAACTAAAGCAGTACACAACAGTTAAAGCCTATCTATTGTCAGATTATTTTGAAGAAGAATTTTTTGATACTAAAAAAGTGATTCACTTACCCTTAAAGCATAATTGA